From Skermanella sp. TT6, a single genomic window includes:
- a CDS encoding LysE family transporter, translating into MVAASLLAAFWAAFVLALVSPGPNFAVLLGTALQRGRAAAVKVAFGMAIGEAVWGFAAVFGVALLAARHPWIGTGLRVGGGMFLLYLAFLSIRAALRRTEPEAGPAGEPAPSPADARGGVARGFGLMLLNPKAGVFWVSLTSVFLTPETPAAIGVIAVAGAVLLSLGWHTMLAVALSADAVTAAYRRLRRGLEATLGVVLAGLGLRLLVSN; encoded by the coding sequence ATGGTCGCCGCTTCCCTGCTCGCCGCGTTCTGGGCGGCCTTCGTGCTAGCCCTGGTCAGCCCCGGGCCGAACTTCGCCGTGCTGCTGGGGACGGCGCTGCAACGGGGACGCGCCGCCGCGGTCAAGGTCGCGTTCGGGATGGCAATCGGCGAGGCGGTCTGGGGATTCGCGGCCGTGTTCGGCGTGGCCCTGCTGGCGGCCAGGCATCCCTGGATCGGCACCGGCCTGCGGGTCGGCGGCGGGATGTTCCTGCTCTACCTGGCGTTCCTGTCGATCCGTGCGGCACTTCGCCGCACCGAACCGGAGGCGGGACCGGCGGGGGAGCCGGCGCCGTCCCCCGCCGACGCCCGCGGCGGCGTCGCTCGTGGGTTCGGGCTGATGCTGCTGAACCCGAAGGCCGGCGTCTTCTGGGTTTCGCTGACCAGCGTGTTCCTGACGCCGGAGACGCCCGCCGCCATCGGGGTGATCGCGGTGGCGGGCGCCGTCCTGCTGTCGCTGGGCTGGCACACCATGCTGGCGGTGGCCCTGTCCGCCGACGCGGTCACCGCCGCGTACCGACGCCTGAGGCGGGGCCTGGAGGCGACCCTGGGCGTCGTCCTGGCGGGGCTGGGGCTGCGCCTGCTCGTCTCGAACTGA
- a CDS encoding efflux RND transporter permease subunit has product MKLSHLFIERPIFATVLSILITLIGGFAYFTLPVAQYPEIAPPTIVVNATYPGASAEVVADTVAAPLEQEINGVENMLYMSSQSTGDGRLVVTISFALGTDLDTAQVLVQNRVAVAEPRLPEEVRRLGVTVRKNSPDMLMVIHLSSPDESRDQLYISNYATLQVRDVLARLDGVGDVQVFGARDYAMRIWLDPERIASRNLTPGEVVAALRSQNVQVASGVLNQPPVPTPGAFQLNIETLGRLVDPRQFSNIVVRTDPDGRVTRVRDIGRVELAAQDYGTNGYLDERVAVPLLIFQRPGSNALETAERLQATMAELSRSFPEGLRYDIVYNPTEFIAESVNEVIKTIFEAVVLVVIVVILFLQTWRASIIPILAIPVSLVGTFTVLALLGYSLNTLSLFGLVLAIGIVVDDAIVVVENVERNLRQGMSPREAAHRTMDEVGGALIAIALVLTAVFIPAAFVSGISGQFFRQFAVTIAAATAISCFVSLTLSPALCALLFKPHEHEEHKRASPLMRPVNAFFRGFNRLFDGLAGGYGGMTRRLVRLPLLVLPVYGLLIAATWWQFDRAPTGFIPNQDQGYLITVIQLPPGASLARTDAVVREATKIILETEGIDHAVPFAGFDGATFTNASNAGAIFAAMEPFEERLPKGLTADRLQQELFGRLAGIQDAFIITIPPPPVRGIGNSGGFKMMVQDKRGRGLDSLEEATQEIVAAANGTPGLVGVFSLFNTSTPKVFADIDRLRAQMLGVSADRVFETLEVYLGSTFVNEFNFLGRTYRVTAQADGSFRDDPRDIANLKTRNERGEMVPIGSVAELRDTTGPYRVTRYNLYPSTEVQGATLPGYSTGFGLDAMERIAAERLPDGFGYEWTELAYQERGAGDSGLLIFGMSVVFVFLLLAAQYESWTLPFSVILIVPMCLLAAVTGLLIRGLSVDILAQVGFVVLVGLAAKNAILIVEFAKQAEDEGMSRFDAAVEAARTRLRPILMTSFAFILGVVPLMIAQGAGAEMRQSLGTAVFYGMLGVTFFGLIFTPVFYTVMRSFARKRRESAPVQGSAPPAPAE; this is encoded by the coding sequence TTGAAGCTCTCCCACCTGTTCATCGAGCGGCCGATCTTCGCGACGGTCCTCTCGATCCTGATCACCCTGATCGGCGGCTTCGCCTATTTCACCCTGCCGGTCGCCCAGTACCCGGAGATCGCGCCGCCGACCATCGTGGTCAACGCCACGTATCCCGGCGCCTCCGCCGAGGTCGTCGCCGACACGGTCGCCGCCCCCCTGGAGCAGGAGATCAACGGCGTCGAGAACATGCTCTACATGTCCTCGCAGTCGACCGGCGACGGGCGGCTGGTGGTGACCATCAGCTTCGCGCTGGGCACCGACCTGGACACCGCCCAGGTGCTGGTCCAGAACCGCGTCGCCGTGGCCGAGCCGCGCCTGCCGGAGGAGGTCCGGCGGCTGGGCGTGACGGTCCGCAAGAACTCGCCCGACATGCTGATGGTCATCCATCTCAGCTCGCCCGACGAGTCCCGCGACCAGCTCTACATCTCCAACTATGCGACATTGCAGGTCAGGGACGTGCTGGCCCGGCTGGACGGCGTCGGCGACGTCCAGGTGTTCGGCGCCCGCGACTACGCCATGCGCATCTGGCTCGACCCGGAGCGGATCGCCAGCCGCAACCTGACTCCCGGCGAGGTGGTGGCTGCGCTGCGCTCGCAGAACGTCCAGGTGGCGTCCGGCGTGCTCAACCAGCCGCCGGTGCCGACGCCCGGCGCCTTCCAGCTCAACATCGAGACCCTGGGCCGGCTGGTCGATCCCCGCCAGTTCTCCAACATCGTGGTGCGGACCGATCCCGACGGCCGGGTCACCCGCGTGCGCGACATCGGCCGGGTCGAGCTGGCGGCCCAGGATTACGGCACCAACGGCTACCTGGACGAGCGGGTGGCCGTTCCGCTGCTGATCTTCCAGCGGCCGGGCTCCAACGCGCTGGAGACCGCCGAGCGGCTGCAAGCGACCATGGCCGAGCTGTCCCGGTCGTTCCCCGAAGGCCTCCGGTACGACATCGTCTACAACCCGACCGAGTTCATCGCCGAGTCGGTCAACGAGGTGATCAAGACCATCTTCGAGGCGGTCGTCCTGGTCGTCATCGTCGTGATCCTGTTCCTCCAGACCTGGCGAGCCTCGATCATCCCGATCCTGGCGATCCCGGTGTCGCTGGTCGGCACCTTCACCGTCCTGGCCCTGCTGGGATACTCGCTCAACACCCTGTCGCTGTTCGGCCTGGTGCTGGCGATCGGCATCGTGGTCGACGACGCGATCGTCGTGGTGGAGAACGTCGAGCGCAACCTTCGGCAGGGCATGTCCCCGCGCGAGGCGGCGCACCGCACCATGGACGAGGTCGGCGGCGCCCTGATCGCGATCGCGCTGGTGCTGACGGCGGTGTTCATTCCGGCGGCCTTCGTCTCCGGCATCTCCGGCCAGTTCTTCCGCCAGTTCGCCGTGACGATCGCGGCGGCGACCGCGATCTCCTGCTTCGTGTCGCTGACCCTCAGCCCGGCGCTCTGCGCCCTGCTGTTCAAGCCGCACGAGCACGAGGAGCACAAGCGGGCCTCGCCCCTGATGCGGCCGGTCAACGCCTTCTTCCGGGGCTTCAACCGGCTGTTCGACGGGCTGGCCGGCGGCTACGGCGGCATGACCCGGCGGCTGGTCCGGCTGCCGCTGCTGGTTCTGCCGGTCTACGGCCTGCTGATCGCCGCCACCTGGTGGCAGTTCGACCGGGCGCCCACCGGCTTCATCCCCAACCAGGACCAGGGCTACCTGATCACGGTGATCCAGCTGCCGCCGGGGGCCTCGCTCGCCCGCACCGACGCCGTGGTCCGCGAGGCCACGAAGATCATCCTGGAGACGGAGGGCATCGACCACGCCGTTCCCTTCGCCGGGTTCGACGGCGCCACCTTCACCAACGCGTCCAACGCCGGCGCCATCTTCGCCGCCATGGAACCGTTCGAGGAGCGGCTGCCCAAGGGCCTGACCGCCGACCGGCTCCAGCAGGAGCTGTTCGGCCGGCTCGCCGGCATCCAGGACGCCTTCATCATCACGATCCCGCCGCCGCCGGTGCGCGGCATCGGCAATTCCGGCGGCTTCAAGATGATGGTCCAGGACAAGCGGGGCCGCGGCCTCGATTCCCTGGAGGAGGCGACGCAGGAGATCGTGGCGGCGGCCAACGGCACGCCGGGGCTGGTCGGCGTCTTCTCCCTGTTCAACACCTCGACGCCCAAGGTCTTCGCCGACATCGACCGGCTGCGCGCCCAGATGCTCGGCGTCTCGGCCGACCGGGTGTTCGAGACGCTGGAGGTCTATCTGGGGTCCACCTTCGTCAACGAGTTCAACTTCCTGGGCCGCACATACCGGGTGACCGCCCAGGCCGACGGCTCGTTCCGCGACGACCCCCGCGACATCGCCAACCTGAAGACCCGGAACGAGCGGGGCGAGATGGTGCCGATCGGCTCGGTCGCCGAGCTGCGCGACACCACCGGCCCGTACCGCGTGACCCGCTACAATCTCTATCCCTCCACGGAGGTCCAGGGCGCCACCCTGCCGGGCTATTCCACCGGCTTCGGCCTGGACGCCATGGAACGGATCGCGGCGGAGCGGCTGCCCGACGGCTTCGGCTACGAGTGGACCGAGCTGGCCTACCAGGAACGGGGGGCCGGCGACAGCGGGCTGCTGATCTTCGGCATGTCGGTGGTGTTCGTCTTCCTGCTGCTGGCCGCCCAATACGAGAGCTGGACGCTGCCCTTCTCGGTCATCCTGATCGTGCCCATGTGCCTGCTGGCCGCCGTCACCGGCCTGCTGATCCGGGGCCTGTCTGTCGACATCCTGGCCCAGGTCGGGTTCGTGGTGCTGGTCGGGCTTGCGGCCAAGAACGCGATCCTGATCGTGGAGTTCGCCAAGCAGGCCGAGGACGAGGGCATGAGCCGGTTCGACGCGGCGGTGGAGGCGGCGCGCACCCGCCTGCGGCCGATCCTGATGACCTCCTTCGCGTTCATCCTGGGCGTCGTGCCCCTGATGATCGCGCAGGGCGCCGGTGCCGAGATGCGCCAGTCGCTCGGCACGGCGGTGTTCTACGGCATGCTCGGCGTCACCTTCTTCGGGCTGATCTTCACGCCCGTGTTCTACACGGTGATGCGCAGCTTCGCCCGCAAGCGCCGGGAGTCGGCGCCGGTCCAAGGATCGGCACCGCCGGCCCCGGCGGAGTAA
- a CDS encoding BrnT family toxin, with protein sequence MDAEYEWDGHKNLSNQRKHKVGFDVALLIWDGFVYEGPDRRADRGEERICAIGEIEGRAVFVAYTWRNGRRRIISARKADRDEQRSYRQALARRSEVGEG encoded by the coding sequence ATGGACGCCGAATACGAGTGGGACGGCCACAAGAACCTGAGCAACCAGCGGAAGCATAAGGTGGGTTTCGATGTGGCGCTCCTGATTTGGGACGGCTTCGTCTATGAGGGGCCCGATCGCCGTGCCGACCGCGGCGAGGAGCGGATCTGCGCGATCGGCGAAATCGAGGGCCGTGCGGTTTTCGTTGCCTATACATGGCGCAACGGCCGGCGCCGGATCATTTCGGCCAGGAAGGCGGACAGGGATGAGCAACGATCATACCGTCAGGCGCTCGCGCGCCGGTCTGAAGTCGGCGAAGGCTGA
- a CDS encoding YifB family Mg chelatase-like AAA ATPase has product MVARVNTVAFQGIEVLNIDVQVQVSGGVVAFTVVGLPDKAVGESRERVRGAFQALGLSLPPKRITVNMAPADVQKEGSHYDLPIALGLLAAMGVLPVEEIAGYTALGELALDGSLTAVAGVLPAALGALQQERGLICPAACGSEAAWAKGLEVLAAPSLLSLINHFKGTQVLAPPRPHMEEISTSMRDLRDVKGQETAKRALEVAASGNHNLLMVGPPGSGKSMLASCLPGILPPLEPREALEVSMIHSVAGHLQGGRMLRNRQFREPHQGTSLPALVGGGSRAKPGEISLAHKGVLFLDELPEFPRQVLEALRQPLETGRVTIARANSHVTYPARFQLIAAMNPCRCGYLDDPSRACSQAPKCGIQYQSRISGPLFDRIDCHVDVPPVSAADLSLPPPAEGSAEVAARVAAARAVQAERFHVPGGEDTGPKTNAEADGELLEKVASPDQPGRALLTEAAERMRLSARGYHRVLRVARTLADMEASTPVRRLHIAEALSYRRIVPGR; this is encoded by the coding sequence TTGGTTGCGCGGGTCAATACGGTTGCGTTCCAGGGCATCGAGGTGCTGAACATCGACGTCCAGGTCCAGGTCTCCGGCGGGGTGGTCGCCTTCACCGTCGTGGGCCTGCCGGACAAGGCGGTCGGCGAGAGCCGGGAACGGGTGCGCGGCGCCTTCCAGGCGCTGGGCCTGTCGCTTCCGCCCAAGCGCATCACCGTCAACATGGCGCCGGCCGACGTGCAGAAGGAGGGCAGCCACTACGACCTGCCGATCGCGCTGGGGCTGCTGGCCGCCATGGGCGTCCTGCCGGTGGAGGAGATCGCCGGATACACGGCACTGGGCGAACTGGCGCTCGACGGCAGCCTGACCGCCGTCGCGGGCGTGCTGCCGGCAGCCCTCGGGGCGCTCCAGCAGGAACGCGGCCTGATCTGCCCCGCCGCCTGCGGCAGCGAGGCGGCCTGGGCCAAGGGTCTGGAAGTGCTGGCGGCGCCGTCCCTGCTGTCGCTGATCAACCACTTCAAGGGAACCCAGGTGCTGGCCCCGCCGCGCCCGCACATGGAGGAGATCTCCACCAGCATGCGCGACCTGCGCGACGTGAAGGGCCAGGAGACCGCCAAGCGCGCCCTGGAAGTGGCGGCGTCGGGGAACCACAACCTGCTGATGGTCGGCCCGCCGGGATCGGGCAAGTCGATGCTGGCTTCCTGCCTGCCCGGCATCCTGCCGCCGCTGGAACCGAGGGAGGCGCTGGAGGTCTCGATGATCCACAGCGTCGCCGGGCATCTCCAGGGCGGCAGGATGCTGAGGAACAGGCAATTCCGGGAACCGCACCAGGGGACCAGCCTGCCGGCCCTGGTGGGCGGCGGCTCGCGCGCCAAGCCGGGGGAGATCAGCCTGGCGCACAAGGGCGTGCTGTTCCTGGACGAGCTGCCGGAGTTTCCCCGGCAGGTGCTGGAGGCGCTGCGCCAGCCGCTGGAGACCGGACGGGTCACCATCGCGCGGGCGAACAGCCACGTGACGTATCCCGCGCGGTTCCAGTTGATCGCGGCGATGAACCCGTGCCGCTGCGGCTATCTGGACGACCCGTCGCGGGCCTGCTCGCAGGCGCCGAAATGCGGCATCCAGTACCAGAGCCGGATCAGCGGTCCCCTGTTCGACCGGATCGACTGCCACGTGGACGTGCCCCCGGTCAGCGCCGCGGACCTCAGCCTGCCGCCCCCGGCGGAGGGCAGCGCCGAGGTGGCCGCCCGGGTGGCGGCCGCCCGCGCTGTCCAGGCGGAGCGGTTCCACGTTCCGGGCGGGGAGGACACCGGGCCGAAGACCAATGCCGAGGCGGACGGCGAACTGCTGGAGAAGGTGGCGAGCCCCGACCAGCCCGGCCGCGCCCTGCTGACCGAGGCCGCCGAGCGCATGCGCCTGTCCGCGCGGGGCTATCACCGCGTCCTGCGCGTCGCCCGCACCCTGGCCGACATGGAAGCAAGCACGCCCGTGCGCCGCCTGCACATCGCGGAGGCGCTCAGCTACCGGCGGATCGTCCCGGGGCGGTAG
- a CDS encoding BrnA antitoxin family protein: MSNDHTVRRSRAGLKSAKADWRGFDALTDRDIEAAVRDDPDAAPLVDESWFDQARFVAPPSKAAINIRLDKDVLDFFKSEGAGYQTRMNAVLRAYMEHERRKRRA; the protein is encoded by the coding sequence ATGAGCAACGATCATACCGTCAGGCGCTCGCGCGCCGGTCTGAAGTCGGCGAAGGCTGATTGGAGAGGGTTCGATGCCTTGACCGACCGGGATATTGAGGCGGCGGTGCGCGACGACCCGGATGCGGCGCCGCTGGTCGACGAATCGTGGTTCGATCAGGCCCGATTCGTCGCTCCCCCCAGCAAGGCGGCTATCAATATCCGGCTCGACAAGGATGTGCTCGACTTCTTCAAGTCGGAAGGAGCGGGTTACCAGACACGGATGAATGCGGTTCTGCGGGCCTACATGGAACACGAGCGACGAAAAAGGCGGGCCTGA
- a CDS encoding nucleotidyltransferase family protein, whose translation MRPSQVLDKHRQGILDIARRHGVSNVRVFGSVSRRDDTEDSDVDLLVEPSETTTLLDLARLKREAETLTGVPFDVRTPLSLSPRFRARVLREARPL comes from the coding sequence ATGCGACCATCGCAGGTTCTGGACAAGCATCGACAGGGCATCCTGGATATCGCCCGCCGGCACGGCGTATCGAATGTACGGGTGTTCGGTTCGGTATCACGGCGTGATGACACAGAAGACAGCGATGTCGATCTTCTGGTCGAGCCGTCGGAAACCACGACGTTGCTGGATCTGGCGCGACTGAAGCGGGAGGCCGAGACCCTGACCGGCGTTCCGTTCGATGTGCGCACGCCACTGTCCCTGTCGCCGCGATTCCGCGCACGGGTGCTGCGGGAGGCGAGGCCGCTGTGA
- a CDS encoding cyclic nucleotide-binding domain-containing protein, whose product MAATFQHKQYSPGEVIFRKGETGTFLYLVERGSVIIWVGDEADKKIIGEVETGGLFGEMAILDRQPRMANASAAGETQLLEMPASVLRQAINRADPLVVQLINVLINNLRRSAKDSEPQV is encoded by the coding sequence ATGGCCGCGACCTTCCAGCACAAGCAGTATTCTCCCGGCGAGGTGATCTTCCGGAAGGGTGAAACCGGTACCTTCCTCTACCTGGTCGAGCGCGGGTCCGTGATCATCTGGGTCGGTGACGAGGCCGACAAGAAGATCATCGGCGAGGTCGAGACCGGCGGGCTGTTCGGCGAGATGGCGATCCTGGACCGCCAGCCGCGCATGGCGAACGCGAGCGCCGCGGGCGAGACCCAGTTGCTGGAGATGCCGGCCAGCGTGCTGCGGCAGGCGATCAACCGGGCCGACCCGCTGGTGGTGCAGCTGATCAACGTGCTGATCAACAATCTGCGCCGGTCGGCGAAGGACTCCGAACCGCAGGTCTGA
- a CDS encoding DUF86 domain-containing protein produces MLDAVLAILEYTVGMNETGFRQDGKTCDAVLRRLEVLGEAAGRLMRAGVEPNSPAAALPLREIYDMRNALIHGYDGVDLGVVWQTVQRDIPGLRQDLERTLASMGHG; encoded by the coding sequence ATGCTCGACGCCGTCCTGGCGATCTTGGAGTACACGGTCGGCATGAATGAGACCGGGTTCCGGCAGGACGGCAAGACCTGCGACGCGGTGCTGCGACGCCTCGAAGTCCTGGGCGAGGCGGCTGGGCGCTTGATGCGCGCCGGCGTGGAGCCGAATTCTCCGGCCGCAGCATTGCCGCTGCGAGAGATCTACGACATGCGAAACGCCTTGATCCATGGCTATGACGGCGTTGATCTCGGTGTCGTCTGGCAGACCGTGCAGCGGGACATTCCGGGCCTGCGGCAGGACCTGGAGAGGACGTTGGCAAGCATGGGTCATGGCTGA
- a CDS encoding efflux RND transporter periplasmic adaptor subunit, with product MTGDTIRRPGSRAVWLAGAVLALAVAGGAYGYLGVSHPAQAQTAATPPPPVTVAKPLRRDLIEWDEFTGQFSAVDFVEIRARVSGYLESVHFRDGQLVRKGDLLFVIDPRPFEAAVASAKAQLAQANARLDLANQQLARAASLRQRDVLSGSVYDERIQEARVATAGIEVAKAAVRTAELDLEFTRITAPSSGRISKREVSVGNLIAGGSGGTPSLLTTIVSLDPIYFDFDMSESDFLAYQRATARGLLAQQRDGGVQVQARLFDERDWPLNGRIDFIDNQVDRGAGTIRARAVFENRDLMLTPGQFGRLRLPGSELYTATLLPDSAIVSDQSNKIVLTVAEDGTVVPKPVRPGPIEDGLRIIRSGLDPEDRVIISGIVRARPGSKVTPQPGEIQAAEVRP from the coding sequence ATGACTGGAGACACTATCCGCCGTCCCGGTTCCCGCGCCGTCTGGCTCGCCGGGGCGGTCCTCGCCCTGGCCGTCGCGGGCGGCGCCTATGGCTATCTCGGCGTTTCCCATCCCGCCCAGGCGCAGACGGCGGCGACGCCTCCGCCGCCGGTCACCGTCGCCAAGCCGCTGCGCCGCGACCTGATCGAGTGGGACGAGTTCACGGGCCAGTTCTCCGCCGTCGATTTCGTGGAGATCCGCGCCCGCGTCAGCGGCTATCTCGAATCGGTGCATTTCCGGGACGGCCAGCTCGTCCGGAAGGGCGACCTGCTCTTCGTGATCGATCCCCGGCCGTTCGAGGCCGCGGTGGCCTCCGCCAAGGCCCAGCTCGCCCAGGCCAACGCCCGGCTCGACCTCGCCAACCAGCAACTCGCCCGCGCCGCGTCGCTCCGCCAGCGCGACGTGCTGTCGGGCAGCGTCTATGACGAGCGCATCCAGGAGGCCCGGGTCGCCACCGCCGGCATCGAGGTGGCCAAGGCCGCCGTGCGGACCGCCGAACTGGACCTGGAATTCACCCGTATCACGGCGCCGTCCAGCGGCCGGATCAGCAAGCGGGAGGTCAGCGTCGGCAACCTGATCGCCGGCGGCTCCGGCGGGACGCCGTCCCTGCTGACCACCATCGTCTCGCTCGACCCGATCTATTTCGACTTCGACATGAGCGAGAGCGATTTCCTGGCCTACCAGCGCGCCACCGCCCGCGGCCTGCTGGCCCAGCAGCGCGACGGCGGCGTCCAGGTTCAGGCCCGCCTGTTCGACGAGCGCGACTGGCCGCTGAACGGCCGCATCGACTTCATCGACAACCAGGTGGACCGCGGCGCCGGCACGATCCGGGCGCGCGCCGTGTTCGAGAACCGCGACCTGATGCTGACCCCCGGCCAGTTCGGCCGGCTGCGCCTGCCCGGATCGGAGCTCTATACCGCCACCCTGCTGCCCGACAGCGCCATCGTCAGCGACCAGTCCAACAAGATCGTGCTGACCGTGGCGGAGGACGGCACCGTGGTGCCCAAGCCGGTCCGTCCCGGCCCGATCGAGGACGGGCTGCGGATCATCCGGTCCGGCCTGGACCCCGAGGACCGCGTCATCATCAGCGGCATCGTCCGCGCCCGGCCCGGCTCCAAGGTGACCCCCCAGCCCGGCGAGATCCAGGCGGCGGAGGTGAGGCCTTGA